From Penicillium psychrofluorescens genome assembly, chromosome: 1, one genomic window encodes:
- a CDS encoding uncharacterized protein (ID:PFLUO_000267-T1.cds;~source:funannotate), with product MAPSENANHRAWWKECSVYQIWPASFKDSNNDGIGDIPGIVSELDYIKNLGVDIVWLCPSYKSPQIDMGYDIADYYSIAPEYGTVADVDKLIEGCHKRGMKLLMDLVVNHTSDQHEWFKQSRSSKDNEYRNWYIWKPAKYDEQGNRQPPNNWVSHFQGSAWQYDEKTDEYYLHLYATEQPDLNWEHPPVRKAVHDIMRFWLDKGADGFRMDVINFISKDQRFLDAPVKDPRQIWQWADKWYANGPRLHEYLQDLGKILKQYDAFSVGEMPFVKDESEVLQAVQFDRNEINMIFNFEHVDIDHGQYDKFEPGSWKLTDLKNFFERWQTFMYNNDGWNALYWENHDQPRSIDRYTNAKEEYRLIASKMLAVALTMQAGTPFIYQGQELGMRNVPPSWGIEEYKDIDCLNHWHGMIKQKQFDTKAQEIALQEYQKKSRDNARTPVQWSAAENAGFTGPGVKPWMSINTDYVRINAEAEVKDPNSTYHFWAAVLGLRKEYLDIFVYGDYKAVDGASEEVYAYTRQYNGSGRTSVSHSSNLLNKIETRVKSSEGQKALVVCNWTEKDLKWDAAGNGFAKVKEVLLDNYGSAKEAAPRISGDQWSLKPYEAVVVLV from the exons ATGGCACCGTCCGAAAACGCAAACCACCGCGCCTGGTGGAAGGAATGCTCGGTCTACCAGATCTGGCCTGCGTCCTTCAAGGACTCCAACAATGACGGCATTGGCGACATCCCCGGCATCGTCTCCGAGCTGGACTACATCAAGAACCTCGGCGTGGACATCGTCTGGCTCTGTCCATCCTATAAATCGCCGCAGATTGATATGGGCTATGACATTGCCGATTACTACAGCATTGCGCCCGAGTACGGCACGGTCGCAGACGTGGATAAGCTCATCGAGGGCTGCCACAAGCGCGGCATGAAGCTGCTCATGGACCTGGTGGTCAATCACACGAGCGATCAGCATGAATGGTTCAAGCAGTCGCGCAGCTCCAAGGACAACGAGTATCGCAATTGGTATATCTGGAAGCCGGCCAAGTATGACGAGCAAGGCAACCGACAACCTCCCAACAATTGGGTCTCTCACTTCCAGG GAAGCGCCTGGCAGTATGATGAGAAAACGGATGAATACTATCTCCATCTATATGCAACGGAGCAGCCTGATCTCAACTGGGAGCACCCGCCGGTGCGCAAGGCCGTCCATGACATTATGCGGTTCTGGCTTGACAAGGGCGCTGACGGCTTCCGCATGGACGTGATCAATTTTATCAGCAAGGACCAACGATTCCTCGACGCTCCCGTCAAGGACCCGCGCCAGATTTGGCAGTGGGCGGATAAGTGGTACGCCAATGGACCGCGCCTGCATGAGTACCTCCAGGATTTGGGCAAGATCCTCAAGCAGTACGATGCGTTCAGCGTAGGCGAGATGCCATTCGTCAAGGACGAGAGCGAGGTGCTCCAGGCCGTGCAGTTTGACCGCAACGAGATCAACATGATCTTCAACTTTGAGCATGTTGACATTGACCACGGACAGTACGACAAGTTCGAACCCGGCAGCTGGAAGCTCACTGATCTCAAAAATTTCTTCGAGCGCTGGCAGACCTTCATGTACAACAATGATGGCTGGAATGCGCTTTACTGGGAGAACCACGACCAACCGCGATCGATCGACCGATACACGAATGCCAAGGAGGAGTATCGCCTCATTGCGTCGAAGATGCTCGCTGTTGCTTTGACAATGCAAGCCGGAACGCCATTTATCTACCAAGGCCAGGAATTGGGGATGCGCAACGTGCCCCCGTCATGGGGTATCGAGGAGTACAAGGACATTGACTGTCTGAACCACTGGCATGG AATGATCAAACAGAAACAGTTCGACACCAAAGCCCAAGAGATCGCCCTCCAGGAGTATCAGAAGAAGTCGCGCGACAACGCGCGCACCCCCGTGCAGTggtccgccgccgagaaTGCCGGGTTCACTGGTCCCGGCGTTAAGCCGTGGATGTCCATCAACACAGACTACGTGCGGATCAATGCCGAAGCGGAAGTCAAGGACCCCAACTCGACCTACCACTTCTGGGCGGCGGTGCTTGGTCTGCGCAAGGAATACCTCGACATATTCGTCTACGGGGACTACAAGGCCGTCGACGGCGCCAGCGAGGAAGTCTACGCCTACACGCGCCAGTACAACGGCTCTGGACGGACCTCTGTATCGCATAGCTCCAATCTGCTGAACAAAATCGAGACCCGGGTGAAATCATCTGAAGGCCAGAAGGCACTGGTCGTGTGCAACTGGACCGAGAAGGATCTGAAGTGGGACGCGGCGGGTAATGGGTTTGCGAAGGTGAAAGAGGTGCTCCTGGACAACTACGGTAGCGCCAAGGAGGCCGCGCCGCGGATCTCGGGCGACCAGTGGTCTTTGAAGCCGTacgaggcggtggtggtgctaGTCTAG
- a CDS encoding uncharacterized protein (ID:PFLUO_000266-T1.cds;~source:funannotate), with protein sequence MTSSSPSSSQPAHLDPTTYPRTHTNPTQNIHLTLTYAPLDPTIYLNQTSSPAAGANVLFLGTTRDTFQGRAVSQLSYTAYPALTFKTLSAIAETAVATHQLLGVSIAHRLGIVPIGEASIAIAVSAGHRGAAWRAGEEVLEACKERAEIWKREEFVDGGMEWRANADRDAEGNLTK encoded by the coding sequence AtgacatcctcctccccttcctcctctcAGCCCGCGCACCTCGACCCAACCACCTACCCACGCACCCacaccaacccaacccaaaACATCCACCTCACACTCACCTACGCGCCCCTCGACCCAACCATCTACCTGAACCAAACCTCCTCGCCGGCCGCAGGAGCAAatgttctcttccttggaaCCACGCGAGACACATTCCAAGGCCGCGCCGTCTCACAACTAAGCTACACCGCATACCCAGCCCTCACATTCAAAACCCTCAGCGCCATCGCGGAGACCGCCGTGGCCACGCACCAGCTGCTCGGCGTGAGTATCGCGCACCGTCTGGGGATCGTGCCGATTGGGGAGGCATCGATTGCTATTGCGGTTAGTGCGGGACATCGCGGTGCGGCGTGGagggctggcgaggaggtgctggaggcTTGTAAAGAAAGGGCGGAGATctggaagagggaggagTTTGTGGATGGGGGGATGGAGTGGAGGGCCAATGCTGATCGGGATGCGGAGGGGAATCTAACGAAGtga
- a CDS encoding uncharacterized protein (ID:PFLUO_000263-T1.cds;~source:funannotate) gives MLLKPATPLTILLLVAFALLLLSCLSTPIVKGIPLATFQNVDYGVFGYCHGDKCTNIHVGYTSNDINSTGDDFNLPSSARKSLSSILIVHPVAAFLTLICLCLAATAHFHAPSHSPRFLLALLILLLPTLLVTLLAFLVDILLFVPHLQWGGWIVLASTIILVSCGVVTCAMRRTLVSRKARKRRIAENAEMSGENFYNRQNSAALAVAQPPPIETEFKEPIVASPPTESNPTFASFSTARRDSDDDRTPLNASLTSRTPLHDVPIPPADRRGTPYRQDEAGNLLPAGPYGAGPMTRNPSDPRLRPQYSDGSMGSYRGGAPGYGPRGRGGYPPRGAYGRGGGPYMGPGPYGPPPPGARGGYMGPMGPHRGGRGGMMPPRGPPRGPPPVGYGAGPNRSFDSYGRPVGHPEESYEPAIGMAVSSPEPEPIGQAIEMTPQSRRYEAHLSAQSEHSEPHALSVDGQYMPQESPTSLYSRGTESYIPARAGWGNDVPRPSASPVPASGSNYYEDVDPRFARRPSPQGGSTVPNALTPGR, from the exons ATGCTGCTCAAGCCAGCGACGCCGCTCACCATTTTGCTGCTGGTCGCTTTTGCTCTCCTGTTGCTGTCGTGTCTTTCCACCCCGATCGTCAAGGGAATACCGTTGGCGACATTCCAGAATGTCGACTACGGTGTCTTTGGCTACTGTCACGGCGACAAGTGTACCAATATCCATGTAGGATACACGAGCA ATGATATCAATAGTACCGGCGACGACTTCAACCTCCCCTCGAGCGCTCGCAAATCGCTATCCTCGATTCTCATTGTCCACCCGGTCGCCGCCTTCCTGACCCTCATTTGTCTCTGCCTGGCGGCCACGGCCCATTTCCACGCGCCGTCGCACTCGCCTCGCTTTCTTCTGGcgcttctcatcctccttctACCAACTCTACTTGTCACTCTCCTTGCGTTCCTGGTCGATATCTTACTTTTCGTGCCACATCTCCAATGGGGCGGATGGATCGTGCTGGCCTCGACCATCATCCTTGTGTCTTGCGGGGTGGTGACCTGTGCGATGCGCCGGACTCTGGTGAGCCGCAAGGCGAGGAAGCGACGGATTGCGGAGAATGCGGAGATGAGTGGGGAGAACTTTTACAATCGCCAGAATTCCGCTGCGCTCGCCGTAGCACAACCTCCGCCGATCGAGACCGAATTCAAAGAACCAATTGTGGCCTCGCCTCCCACCGAATCGAACCCGACGTTCGCATCGTTCAGCACGGCTAGACGGGACAGCGATGACGATCGCACCCCGCTCAACGCTTCACTCACCTCCCGGACACCCTTGCACGATGTTCCGATACCTCCTGCGGACCGCCGTGGGACACCGTACCGCCAAGATGAGGCTGGAAACTTGCTACCCGCAGGCCCTTACGGTGCTGGGCCCATGACGCGAAACCCCTCGGACCCACGACTTCGTCCACAGTACTCCGATGGCAGTATGGGCTCTTATCGAGGCGGCGCGCCTGGGTATGGGCCTCGCGGCCGGGGTGGTTATCCTCCCCGTGGTGCTTatggccgtggcggagggCCATATATGGGTCCTGGACCTTACGGCCCTCCTCCCCCTGGTGCGAGAGGCGGCTACATGGGACCTATGGGACCCCaccgcggtggtcgtggaggCATGATGCCACCCCGGGGACCCCCACGCGGACCTCCACCGGTTGGCTATGGCGCGGGCCCGAATCGGAGCTTCGATTCCTACGGACGACCTGTTGGTCATCCGGAGGAATCCTACGAGCCCGCTATCGGCATGGCCGTTTCATCGCCCGAACCGGAACCCATTGGACAGGCAATTGAAATGACGCCGCAATCCCGGCGCTACGAAGCTCATTTGTCGGCCCAGTCCGAGCACAGCGAGCCGCACGCACTGTCGGTGGATGGGCAATACATGCCCCAGGAGAGCCCGACGAGCCTCTACAGTCGCGGCACCGAGTCCTACATTCCTGCCCGCGCTGGCTGGGGCAATGATGTTCCCCGCCCTTCTGCGTCCCCCGTGCCCGCCTCCGGTAGTAACTACTACGAAGATGTGGACCCGCGGTTCGCTCGACGACCCTCACCACAGGGGGGCAGCACAGTCCCGAACGCGCTGACTCCGGGCCGTTGA
- a CDS encoding uncharacterized protein (ID:PFLUO_000265-T1.cds;~source:funannotate): MTLTTRAPGLFGQATRSLASTEPRILSLPRHHGPAQCRRAYTPAPRPQPRNAANPLLNSKNFSSSAFLGRDKTMGELKSRNRTGPFSWKAALLFVLTGAGMMVYFKIEKERLERKRIAEMSKGYGKPKVGGPFVLKDLNGNEFTQEDLKGKYSFVYFGFTHCPDICPDELDKMAEIIEKVKLETKDEKLFLPVFITCDPVRDTPEVLREYLKEFHPGIVGLTGTYEQVKNVCRQYRVYFSTPRDVKPGEDYLVDHSIYFYLMDPDNDFVECIGRQDTPESAAKVVLEHIKDWQREGKPLKTE; this comes from the exons ATGACATTGACAACTAGGGCCCCAGGCCTATTCGGCCAAGCCACTCGCTCTTTGGCTTCTACGGAACCTCGtatcctctccctcccccggCACCACGGCCCAGCACAATGCCGCAGAGCCTACACCCCAGCACCGCGGCCCCAACCGCGCAATGCAGCAAACCCACTCCTCAATTCCAAGAATTTCTCCTCGAGCGCCTTCCTCGGACGCGACAAGACAATGGGTGAGCTGAAGTCGCGCAACAGGACGGGGCCGTTCTCATGGAAGGCGGCGCTGCTCTTCGTCCTGACGGGCGCGGGCATGATGGTCTACTTTAAGATCGAAAAGGAGCGTCTGGAGCGCAAGCGCATCGCAGAGATGAGCAAGGGCTACGGCAAGCCTAAGGTCGGGGGCCCATTTGTGCTGAAGGATTTGAACGGGAATGAGTTCACGCAGGAGGATCTGAAGGGGAAATACAGCTTT GTCTACTTCGGTTTCACGCATTGCCCGGATATCTGCCccgacgagctggacaaGATGGCTGAGATCATCGAGAAGGTCAAGCTGGAgaccaaggacgagaagtTGTTTCTGCCTGTGTTCATCACCTGCGATCCGGTCCGAGACACGCCCGAGGTCCTGCGCGAGTACCTCAAGGAGTTTCATCCGGGGATTGTGGGCTTGACGGGGACGTATGAGCAGGTGAAGAACGTCTGTCGGCAATACCGGGTGTACTTCAGCACGCCCCGGGATGTGAAGCCTGGTGAGGATTATTTGGTGGATCACAGCATCTACTTCTATCTGATGG ACCCCGATAATGACTTCGTGGAGTGTATCGGACGCCAGGATACACCCGAGTCGGCGGCAAAGGTGGTTCTCGAGCATATCAAGGACTGGCAGCGCGAGGGTAAACCACTGAAGACGGAGTGA
- a CDS encoding uncharacterized protein (ID:PFLUO_000264-T1.cds;~source:funannotate): protein MNDPGLDDAVADEAGALDSNPGRKETQNDQDPAEIDDRHPEAARWWLANTAYPLAAGTFGPLASAFNICSLAQTWRMQTKKGGGSLDIADPNWVIGLNALSLACAVVANVTLSLNMARRIRFEVAQPIIIIGWYASSVLLIGLLIAFRVVGDVPSRSGHVFSQAYFYGAYAAILYFIISSLLVVTAYGAYRGHYSREYKLTTSQRTLMLQTIIFCFYLLGGSAVYAKVENWRFLDALYFADYTLLTIGVGNFAPITHLGRSLLFPYAVGGIVILGLIISSIRTLTLEKGRQKIADVLTSRTRRFLVKQAYSDKNLYNRVVPRLGKEAADSEGRSTREQRKQEFIVMRQVRQLATVQHKWISLTISIILWMALWLLGAVVFWRSEAGRGWTYFRALYFAYTTLLTIGFGDLYPLSSLGKSFFVFWSLLAVPAITILISNIGDTLVRFMRDVTIFVGEITILPGDESFGTRIKGLMHTSWIDKWIRDTTGEKPTAEAVSDVEANKDNDGNTIEAEEHRKEESARRRGDTTAENVHHYNYLLFREVRKLMEYATSNAFKEFDYLEWEYYLGLISGKDRPRGDGETDEEDNREVFQNWSWIDRANPLLGQKSEVEWLLHALTEVLERELKKASRVYYSSEASERGQRGDSDGSPGNTLKSEQQER, encoded by the exons ATGAACGATCCCggcctcgacgatgccgtCGCTGACGAAGCTGGTGCCCTCGACTCAAACCCGGGGCGCAAGGAGACGCAAAATGATCAGGATCCAGCTGAAATCGACGATCGACACCCAGAGGCTGCGCGGTGGTGGCTTGCAAACACCGCGTATCCTCTAGCGGCG GGTACCTTTGGGCCGTTGGCCAGCGCATTCAACATCTGCTCCTTAGCACAGACATGGCGAATGCAAACCAAAAAAGGTGGCGGCTCCCTGGATATTGCGGATCCCAACTG GGTGATCGGGCTGAATGCACTTTCTCTGGCTTGCGCAGTCGTTGCGAATGTTACGCTCTCGCTGAACATGGCGCGTCGCATTCGGTTTGAAGTGGCCCAGCCCATCATTATTATCGGGTGGTACGCTTCATCGGTCCTGTTGATCGGGCTTCTCATCGCATTCAGAGTGGTCGGGGACGTTCCATCGCGTTCGGGCCACGTCTTTTCCCAGGCATACTTCTACGGGGCCTATGCAGCAATCCTCTACTTTATCATTTCCTccctgctggtggtgacGGCCTACGGAGCATATCGGGGCCACTACAGCCGCGAGTACAAACTGACCACGAGTCAACGGACGCTGATGCTGCAGACTATCATCTTCTGTTTCTACCTCCTCGGCGGTTCCGCTGTCTATGCCAAGGTCGAGAACTGGCGGTTCTTGGATGCCCTGTATTTCGCCGACTATACGCTGCTGACCATCGGCGTCGGCAACTTCGCGCCTATCACCCACCTCGGACGCTCCCTGCTCTTCCCATATGCGGTCGGAGGCATTGTGATTCTGGGTTTGATTATCTCCTCGATCCGAACCCTGACGCTGGAGAAGGGTCGGCAGAAAATAGCGGATGTGTTGACCTCGCGCACTCGTCGGTTTCTCGTCAAGCAGGCCTATTCGGATAAGAATCTCTACAATCGGGTAGTGCCGCGCCTGGGAAAGGAGGCTGCTGATAGCGAGGGACGCAGCACACGCGAGCAGCGCAAGCAGGAGTTCATCGTCATGCGGCAAGTGCGACAGCTGGCGACGGTACAACACAAATGGATCTCCCTCACCATATCTATTATTCTTTGGATGGCGCTGTGGCTGCTCGGCGCGGTGGTATTCTGGCGCTCTGAGGCTGGTAGAGGTTGGACCTACTTCCGGGCGCTCTATTTCGCATACACAACCCTCTTGACCATCGGCTTTGGTGACTTGTACCCTCTAAGCAGCCTCGGCAAATCCTTCTTTGTGTTCTGGTCACTTCTCGCAGTCCCCGCTatcaccatcctcatctcCAACATCGGCGACACACTCGTCCGGTTCATGCGCGACGTTACTATCTTCGTGGGTGAAATCACCATTCTACCCGGAGACGAGTCGTTCGGCACTCGCATCAAGGGACTGATGCATACCTCCTGGATCGACAAATGGATTCGGGACACTACCGGCGAGAAGCCGACTGCGGAGGCCGTTTCGGACGTGGAAGCCAACAAGGATAACGACGGCAACACCATTGAAGCCGAGGAACACAGGAAAGAGGAGTCGGCGCGGCGACGCGgcgacaccaccgccgagAATGTGCATCACTACAACTACCTGCTGTTCCGCGAGGTGCGCAAGTTGATGGAGTACGCCACCAGCAATGCGTTCAAGGAGTTCGACTACCTGGAATGGGAGTACTATCTCGGCCTGATCTCGGGCAAGGACAGGCCccggggagatggagagaccgatgaagaagataaCAGAGAAGTCTTTCAGAATTGGAGTTGGATCGACCGGGCGAATCCCCTGCTGGGCCAGAAGAGCGAGGTCGAGTGGCTCCTCCATGCGCTGACTGAAGTCCTGGAGCGGGAGTTGAAAAAGGCCAGTCGTGTGTATTATTCGTCTGAGGCGAGTGAGCGTGGGCAACGTGGTGACTCGGACGGCAGCCCGGGGAATACTCTCAAGagcgagcagcaggagagGTGA